The window GATCTGTCCTTCAAAGCTTTGAATTTTTCCTGCCAGACTGTCTCGCTGTCTAGGAGTTCACCTCCTTTGAGCTGCAGCTGGCTAGTGGTCTCTTTGAGTTTTTGAGAGAGACCCTCTACTTCATTGTCCCTGCGGTGGAGCTCATCCTGCACCTGGTCCACCTTTTTCTGGAGTTCCAGCTGCAGTGTCTTCCAGGCTTGTTCTTTTTTGGCCAGCTTCTTTGCAGATCTGTCCTTCAAAGCTTTGAATTTTTCCTGCCAGACTGTCTCGCTGTCTAGGAGTTCATCTCCTTTGAGCTGCAGCTGGCTggtttctttgattttttgaGAGAGACCCTCTACTTCATTGTCCCTGCGGTGGAGCTCATCTTTCACCTGGTCCACCTTTTTCTGGAGTTCCAGCTGCAGTGTCTTCTGGGCTTGTTCTTTTTCGGCCAGGTCCTTTGCAGATCTGTCCTCCAAAGCTTTGAATTTTTCCTGCCAGACTGTCTTGCTGTCTAGGAGTTCACCTCCTTTGAGCGACAGCTGGCTAGTGGTCTCTTTGAGCTTTTGAGAGAGACCCTCTATTTCATCATCTCTGCGGTGGAGCTCATCTTGCACCTGGTCCACCTTTTTCTGGAGTTCCAGCTGCAGTGTCTTCTGGGCTTGTTCTTTTTTGGCCAGGTCCTTTGCAGATCTGTCCTCCAAAGCTTTAAATTTGTCCTGCCAGACTGTCTCGCTGTCTAGGAGTTCACCTCCTTTGAGCTGCAGCTGGCTAGTGGTCTCTCTGAGTTTTTGAGAGAGACCCTCTATTCTATCACCTCTGCGGTGGAGCTCATCCTGCACCTGGTCCACCGTTTTCTGGAGTTCCAGCTGCAGTGTCTTCCAGGCTTGTTCTTTTTCGGCCAAGTCCTTTGCAGATCTGTCCTCCAAAGCTTTGAATTTCTCCTGCCAGACTGTCTCGCTGTCTAGGAGTTCACCTCCTTTGAGCTGCAGCTGGCTGGTCTCTTTGAGTTTTTGAGAGAGACCCTCTATTTCATTGTCCCTGCGGTGGAGCTCATCCTGCACCTGGTCCACCTTTTTCTGGAGTTCCAGCTGCAGTGTCTTCCAGGCTTGTTCTTTTTTGGCCAGCTTCTTTGCAGATCTGTCCTTCAAAGCTTTGAATTTTTCCTGCCAGACTGTCTCGCTGTCTAGGAGTTCATCTCCTTTGAGCTGCAGCTGGCTggtttctttgattttttgaGAGAGACCCTCTACTTCATTGTCCCTGCGGTGGAGCTCATCTTTCACCTGGTCCACCTTTTTCTGGAGTTCCAGCTGCAGTGTCTTCTGGGCTTGTTCTTTTTCGGTCAGGTCCTTTGCAGATCTGTTCTTCAAAGCAGTCTCGCTGTCTAGGAGTTCACCTCCTTTGAGCTGCAGCTGGCTAGTGGTCTCTTTGAGTTTTTCAGAGAGTGCTGGTTTGCCCTGATGCAAACTTGGCAGAGGCGCCAGTTTTTCCTGATGCACAGTTGGTAGAGGTGCCGGTCTGCCCTGATTTGAAGGTGGCCGAGGTGCCAGTTTGCCCTGATGCACAGTTGGTAGAGGTGCCAGTTTGTCCTGATGCACAGTTGGTAGAGGTGCTGGTTTGCCCTGATGCAAACTTGGTAGAGGTGCGAGTTTGCCCTGATGCACAGGTGgcagaggtgccagtttgcTCTGATGCACAGGTGGCAGAGGTGCCGGTTTGCCCTGATGCAAACTTGGCAGAGGTGCCGGTTTGCCCTGATGCAAACTTGGtagaggtgccagtttgcccTGATGCACAGGTGgcagaggtgccagtttgcccTGATGCACAGGTGGCAGAGGTGCCAGTTTGTCCTGATGCACAGGTGGCAGAGGTGCCAGTTTGTCCTGATGCACAGTTGGCAGAGGTGCCAGTTTGTCCTGATGCACAGGTGGCAGAGGTGCCGGTTTGACCTGATGCAAACTTGGCAGAGGTGCCGGTTTGCCCTGATGCACACTTGGtagaggtgccagtttgcccTGATGCACAGGTGgcagaggtgccagtttgcccTGATGCACAGGTGgcagaggtgccagtttgcccTGATGCACAGGTGGCAGAGGTGCCAGTTTGTCCTGATGCATAGTTGGCAGAGGTGCCAGTTTGTCCTGATGCACAGTTGGCAGAGGTGTCAGTTTAACCTGATGCACAGGTGGCAGAGGTGCCAGTTTGTCCTGATGCACAGTTGGCAGAGGTGCCAGTTTGTCCTGATGCAAACTTGGtagaggtgccagtttgcccTGATGCACAGGTGgcagaggtgccagtttgcccTGATGCAAACTTGgcagaggtgccagtttgcccTCATGCAAACTTGGCAGAGGGCCCGGTTTGCCCTGATGCAAACTTGGCAGAGGTGCCAGTTCGCCCTCATGCAAATTTGGCAGAGGGGCCGGTTTGCCCTGATGCAAACTTCGCAGAGGTGCCAGTTTAGCCCGATGCATATTTTTCTCAGGGGCTGGTTTGCCTTGATGTAAATTTGGCAGAGGTGCCGGTTGACCCTGATTTTGAGGAGGTGCTTGTTGGCCCTTATTGGTATTTCAATGGGATGCTGGTTAGGCCAAAACACCGCCAACTACCGTTACCCCGTTTCTTGGATTGTGTCTTCTGTCTATTGCACTCTGTTGTAGACTTGTTGTGCGTAGAAGACTGaatgtagttctctgtagcagactgagagagaatgagagactTATCTGTGTCTCTCTAGCTGTCGTTATCTGTAAAAGACTGCTTCTCTGAGTCTCTGTGGCAAATCCACTTGACTGGACTTGTGAAGTAACTGTCAAGAACTGTCTCTGGCTGGCTCTGAAGCTGGACTCCAGAATTAGAGATGAAAGGAatgatgacatcacaacatCAGATCAACGCCTTTAatggtgacatcacaaaattgtgacatcacaaaatcaGATCAAAGCCATTTCCATTCCCATGACATGATGTGAGTTCCATGGCAACGCAATGTGATTTCCATGGCAACGCAATGTGATTTCCATGACAACGCAATGTGATGTCACAATGCAAAATGACAGGAAGCCAGGGTCTAGCttataaacaaacattaatacaggcaacaatgaaatgaataaacatttaaaagcccataattcatctttattttgaaattctttgACTTATTAACTTAATTTATTAACTAAATGAACTTGGCAAAAGGATTGACACTAGGCCTATATGACAGATAAATCAGATACATTATGTATTTAATAGCTGCAACTGCATTTTGGTTAagtaaattattaattacttatttagttaatcataaattaattaGTAAATACaagcattttgggggatttaaGCACATCCGGGGGTCCGGGagatttaataaacaaaatctGTTAGtctattttgatgcttttttatgCACTCTGGCACCTTATTTACACTAAAAGTACCTATATGGCATTCAGTtttgctttttctatggtgttcctcgagatCTTGGTTtaaaaatggttacatttagcaccaaatctgtgtaacttctatcataatgttctaagctgttttacactttcacaatatagtttgattaattagttaattaatgttttattctgattcatgactagaGCAAATTGAcaaacagtgctgagctgcatctcaaattagttttcaggttcccagcttccacacttctatgtgacatttacTGCTGACCTGATATCTTCCcgtaaagaccccct is drawn from Sebastes umbrosus isolate fSebUmb1 chromosome 18, fSebUmb1.pri, whole genome shotgun sequence and contains these coding sequences:
- the LOC119477386 gene encoding putative leucine-rich repeat-containing protein DDB_G0290503 — protein: MHRAKLAPLRSLHQGKPAPLPNLHEGELAPLPSLHQGKPGPLPSLHEGKLAPLPSLHQGKLAPLPPVHQGKLAPLPSLHQDKLAPLPTVHQDKLAPLPPVHQGKLAPLPPVHQGKLAPLPPVHQGKLAPLPSVHQGKPAPLPSLHQVKPAPLPPVHQDKLAPLPTVHQDKLAPLPPVHQDKLAPLPPVHQGKLAPLPPVHQGKLAPLPSLHQGKPAPLPSLHQGKPAPLPPVHQSKLAPLPPVHQGKLAPLPSLHQGKPAPLPTVHQDKLAPLPTVHQGKLAPRPPSNQGRPAPLPTVHQEKLAPLPSLHQGKPALSEKLKETTSQLQLKGDELLDSETVWQEKFKALKDRSAKKLAKKEQAWKTLQLELQKKVDQVQDELHRRDNEIEGLSQKLKETSQLQLKGGELLDSETVWQEKFKALEDRSAKDLAEKEQAWKTLQLELQKTVDQVQDELHRRGDRIEGLSQKLRETTSQLQLKGGELLDSETVWQDKFKALEDRSAKDLAKKEQAQKTLQLELQKKVDQVQDELHRRDDEIEGLSQKLKETTSQLSLKGGELLDSKTVWQEKFKALEDRSAKDLAEKEQAQKTLQLELQKKVDQVKDELHRRDNEVEGLSQKIKETSQLQLKGDELLDSETVWQEKFKALKDRSAKKLAKKEQAWKTLQLELQKKVDQVQDELHRRDNEVEGLSQKLKETTSQLQLKGGELLDSETVWQEKFKALKDRSAKKLAKKEQAWKTLQLELQKKVDQVKDELHRRDNEVEGLSQKIKETSQLQLKGDELLDSETVWQEKFKALKDRSAKKLAKKEQAWKTLQLELQKKVDQVQDELHRRDNEIEGLSQKLKETSQLQLKGGELLDSETVWQEKFKALEDRSAKDLAEKEQAWKTLQLELQKTVDQVQDELHRRGDRIEGLSQKLRETTSQLQLKGGELLDSETVWQDKFKALEDRSAKDLAKKEQAQKTLQLELQKKVDQVQDELHRRDDEIEGLSQKLKETTSQLSLKGGELLDSKTVWQEKFKALEDRSAKDLAEKEQAQKTLQLELQKKVDQVKDELHRRDNEVEGLSQKIKETSQLQLKGGELLDSETVWQEKFKALKDRSAKKLAKKEQAWKTLQLELQKKVDQVQDELHRRDNEVEGLSQKLKETTSQLQLKGGELLDSETVWQEKFKALKDRSAKKLAKKEQAWKTLQLELQKKVDQVQDELSKTVCKNAQTLANNQQLEKQLQKVQEENKDLAEKVQRMHTRVRQMEVDLANKQHRWETKIKQLEKDNEDLEELCLNLNKKRGFFSRKRDTEDRQEELQKLKSKMHDKKMKKKEKEKAQMKPTDEKVEINLEEQTEKRMKSFLSRQCDGENQVEEAAGCSAQAPPPFSSPTSLQPHLPPSSTSPDDFIIYHPPPHSLLPAWLIPVLRFPFTKSTSSSRKYKK